From Marinoscillum sp. 108, a single genomic window includes:
- a CDS encoding mechanosensitive ion channel family protein: MEKTFNEIWADLVIAIKRLVDIFGTSLFKLGENDISLATILYIIFSFIVLTFFARYIKKILIEKILTRTQLDTGVQASVGTVTKFAIILVGTVVIIQSAGIDLTVLTLIAGALGVGIGFGLQNITDNFISGIIILFEKPIKVGDRIDVGDVQGNVISISFRATQVLTNDNISVIVPNSEFISSRVINWSHNDRNIRFKIPVGVSYNEDPEKIKKILLEVADANPHVLKMPETTVLFDAYGDSSLNFYLAVWTATHTDRPSVLKSELYFEIFRRFKEENIEIPFPQRDIHIKTQPMVIETSKISD; this comes from the coding sequence ATGGAAAAGACTTTCAATGAAATATGGGCCGACCTGGTAATCGCCATCAAAAGGCTCGTTGACATTTTCGGAACTTCACTTTTCAAACTGGGTGAAAACGACATCAGTCTGGCCACTATTCTGTACATCATCTTCTCCTTTATCGTGCTTACTTTCTTCGCTCGATACATTAAAAAGATATTGATTGAAAAGATCCTTACCCGTACCCAGTTGGACACTGGTGTGCAGGCTTCTGTGGGCACAGTCACCAAATTCGCCATCATTCTGGTTGGCACAGTGGTCATTATCCAATCTGCGGGCATCGACCTTACAGTGCTTACACTTATCGCCGGAGCACTCGGTGTTGGCATTGGATTTGGACTTCAAAACATCACTGACAACTTTATCTCTGGCATCATCATTTTGTTTGAAAAGCCGATCAAAGTGGGAGATCGCATAGACGTGGGAGATGTACAAGGCAATGTTATCAGTATTTCGTTCAGAGCCACACAGGTGCTCACCAATGATAACATCTCCGTGATCGTACCTAACTCGGAGTTTATCTCCAGCCGGGTGATCAACTGGAGTCACAACGATCGCAACATTCGTTTCAAAATACCCGTGGGGGTGAGCTACAATGAAGATCCTGAAAAGATTAAGAAAATCCTGCTTGAAGTGGCTGATGCAAATCCTCATGTGCTCAAAATGCCGGAAACCACAGTACTTTTTGATGCCTACGGAGACAGCTCCCTCAACTTCTATCTGGCTGTTTGGACAGCTACGCACACGGATCGCCCCAGTGTGTTAAAAAGTGAATTGTACTTCGAGATTTTCAGGAGATTCAAGGAGGAAAACATAGAAATCCCTTTCCCTCAGCGCGACATCCACATCAAAACACAACCGATGGTGATCGAGACTTCTAAAATTTCTGATTAA
- a CDS encoding o-succinylbenzoate synthase yields MLKLEYRDYTLDFKFEAGTSRGILKDHPIVLLKIYDSEHSEVYGLGEAAPLHNLSPEKVEDVKEALAALSPKLKSIPMPDSEEEVFGLVSRLVLPTLPSLRMALETAFLDLINGGRRLIFNNDFYRGISAIPINGLIWMGAEDAMREQIAGKLSAGFKCIKMKIGAIDFEQELSLLRFLRAHDPDLIIRVDANGAFATDEVFSRLSQLEELGIHSIEQPIMAGQHEAMQLLCKRSPVPIALDEELIGVNEYSQKQELLKFIRPQYIILKPTLLGGFGATLEWISLAEQQGIGWWLTSALESNISLNAIAQFAGRFPSVGYQGLGTGQLYHNNIDSPLEIAGAFLGYNQERTWMNVF; encoded by the coding sequence ATGTTGAAGCTCGAATATAGGGACTACACGTTGGATTTTAAATTTGAAGCTGGCACAAGTAGGGGGATTTTGAAAGATCACCCGATCGTGCTCCTCAAAATTTATGATTCGGAGCATTCGGAAGTATATGGTTTGGGGGAAGCCGCACCGCTGCACAATCTGAGTCCTGAAAAGGTAGAGGATGTGAAAGAAGCGCTGGCTGCGCTCAGTCCTAAACTAAAATCCATACCAATGCCGGACTCTGAGGAGGAAGTTTTTGGTTTGGTTTCTCGCCTGGTGCTGCCCACGCTTCCCAGCCTGAGGATGGCTTTGGAGACCGCTTTTCTGGATTTGATCAACGGGGGCAGGCGATTGATTTTCAATAATGATTTCTATAGAGGGATCAGCGCCATTCCCATCAATGGACTCATCTGGATGGGTGCAGAGGATGCCATGCGCGAGCAGATAGCTGGTAAATTATCTGCAGGGTTCAAATGCATCAAAATGAAAATTGGGGCGATAGACTTTGAGCAGGAGCTTTCGCTGCTGAGATTTCTGAGGGCCCACGATCCGGATTTGATCATCAGGGTGGATGCCAATGGAGCCTTTGCTACGGATGAGGTTTTCTCAAGGCTCAGCCAGTTGGAGGAGTTGGGTATTCATTCTATTGAGCAGCCCATTATGGCTGGTCAGCATGAGGCCATGCAGCTATTGTGTAAGCGCTCACCCGTACCCATTGCCCTGGACGAAGAACTGATCGGCGTGAATGAATATTCTCAAAAACAGGAGCTTTTGAAGTTCATCAGGCCTCAATACATCATACTGAAGCCCACTTTGTTGGGCGGATTTGGAGCTACCCTTGAGTGGATATCCCTGGCAGAGCAGCAAGGGATTGGTTGGTGGCTCACCTCGGCATTGGAGAGCAATATCTCTTTGAATGCCATCGCGCAGTTCGCGGGTAGGTTTCCTTCGGTGGGCTATCAGGGGCTGGGTACCGGGCAGCTCTATCACAATAATATTGATTCACCACTGGAAATTGCAGGTGCTTTTCTGGGATACAATCAGGAGAGAACTTGGATGAATGTATTTTAG
- a CDS encoding S-adenosylmethionine:tRNA ribosyltransferase-isomerase produces the protein MPSESLDLNSFLYELPEKHIAKFPLENRSDAKLLVYQKGEITHQIFNKTPQLLPKGSFLVFNDTKVIPARLILHKETGARIEIFLLDPVSPSNVYEAAMTSKTSCTWHVMIGNAKKWKSDQKLTLSIDHHVLTAERLSEDQVAFHWTSGDTFSDILTKIGEIPLPPYLGRSATKEDVPRYQTVYSKAEGAVAAPTAGLHFTDEILSELKARGIQTDYLTLHVSAGTFQPIKAKSVEEHPMHREQVLITKQNVQNLLDNDLIISVGTTSMRTLESLFWYGQILSVDSEAAFHITKETAYSFDHVISRKESLEHVLAMMDAANTEVLVGHTEIFIYPGYEFRICKGLITNFHLPGSTLILLVAAFVGEDWKTIYQEALSNEYRFLSYGDSSLLLP, from the coding sequence ATGCCTTCAGAAAGTTTAGACCTGAACAGCTTCCTTTACGAACTTCCGGAAAAGCACATTGCAAAATTTCCGCTGGAAAACCGGTCAGACGCTAAACTCCTGGTTTATCAAAAAGGGGAAATTACACACCAAATTTTTAATAAGACCCCACAACTTCTGCCAAAAGGTAGTTTTTTGGTCTTTAATGATACCAAAGTGATCCCCGCAAGGCTCATTCTCCACAAAGAGACTGGTGCCAGAATAGAAATTTTCCTGTTGGATCCCGTGAGCCCGTCCAATGTCTACGAAGCAGCCATGACCAGCAAAACCTCCTGCACGTGGCATGTGATGATCGGCAATGCCAAAAAATGGAAGAGCGATCAAAAACTGACGCTATCCATCGATCATCATGTACTCACAGCCGAGCGCCTCAGCGAAGATCAGGTGGCTTTTCACTGGACCAGTGGAGATACGTTTTCGGATATCCTCACCAAAATAGGGGAAATACCACTCCCGCCCTACCTGGGCCGATCGGCCACCAAGGAGGACGTACCCCGGTACCAAACGGTCTACTCGAAAGCAGAGGGTGCAGTGGCCGCTCCCACTGCGGGGCTCCATTTCACAGACGAAATCCTTTCGGAGCTCAAAGCCAGAGGCATTCAGACTGATTACCTCACCCTCCATGTATCGGCAGGTACTTTTCAGCCCATCAAAGCTAAAAGCGTGGAAGAGCACCCCATGCACCGCGAACAGGTGCTGATCACGAAGCAAAATGTTCAAAATCTGCTGGATAATGATCTGATCATATCCGTGGGTACCACCAGCATGCGCACGTTGGAGAGTCTATTTTGGTACGGGCAAATACTCTCAGTAGATTCGGAAGCAGCATTTCACATCACCAAAGAAACAGCCTATTCCTTTGACCATGTCATCTCCAGGAAAGAAAGCCTGGAGCATGTGCTGGCGATGATGGATGCTGCCAACACCGAGGTACTGGTGGGACATACCGAGATATTTATCTACCCGGGTTACGAATTCAGAATTTGCAAAGGGCTCATCACCAATTTTCACCTTCCGGGGTCTACCCTGATACTGCTGGTGGCAGCTTTTGTGGGGGAAGATTGGAAAACAATCTATCAGGAGGCCCTCTCCAACGAATATCGTTTTTTAAGTTATGGAGACAGTTCCTTACTTCTGCCTTAA